Below is a genomic region from Flammeovirgaceae bacterium SG7u.111.
TCGAAGTTTCTGGCCCATACAGGCTCAAACGTATTTTCATCATGTTGGGCACACCAAGCGGTGAGCGTTCCATCAACTTTTATTTGTGTTTGAAGGATGCAATCAATCCCTTTTTTTACCGCAGCTATTGCAGCATTTTTCTTTTCAATAGCCACAAAACCGTAGGGCGCTTTACCTTCTGCAATGTCTTGTAGCAAGAACATTACATTCATCATGGCATTGTCGTTATAGGTGATTTCCGAATAGTAGCCTTTCTTACGAAGGGGGTAAAACTGAGGCCAACCGCCGTTGGGGTATTGTGCCGCCAGTAGGTAATCGAGCCCATGAGTAAATGCAGCCTTGTATTTTTCTTCTTCAGTAGCCTGCGCCATTTTAGCAAGGAAAATCATCGGTGTAGAGGTTGCCCCGTTGTCTATCGTGTTTGCGCTTTTTCCTGTTTTGATTTTTTCTAACTCTTCACCCGATGGGAGTTTGTCGGCGAAGTCGGTGTTCTTTGGCCATGCTCCCAAGCTGCTTTGGTAAAGCAGGAGCTTGTCGGCAAGTTCCCGAGCTTCTTCAGTACCATACCATTCAGGATTTTTCCTTAAATAAGATTTGCCCCACTTTTCTTTTGTTTCGGCTTTTGCAGCAGCTGCTTCAGGCGCGTCTTCCTTTTTTTGGCAAGAAGAGCTTAGTAGCGTAAAAGCAATTACAAAAAGT
It encodes:
- the pelA gene encoding pectate lyase, with protein sequence MKMTSHQIIKTSISLFVIAFTLLSSSCQKKEDAPEAAAAKAETKEKWGKSYLRKNPEWYGTEEARELADKLLLYQSSLGAWPKNTDFADKLPSGEELEKIKTGKSANTIDNGATSTPMIFLAKMAQATEEEKYKAAFTHGLDYLLAAQYPNGGWPQFYPLRKKGYYSEITYNDNAMMNVMFLLQDIAEGKAPYGFVAIEKKNAAIAAVKKGIDCILQTQIKVDGTLTAWCAQHDENTFEPVWARNFEPPSISGAESVTIVKFLLTIDNPSPKMIAAIDAAVQWFEKSKITGLKYERGLDSNGEKDGWIEEDPNAAPLLARFYEIESNRPIFVGRDKVTHYALKEIEQERRGGYSYYGRWPEKLVEKDYPKWAEKYKI